Proteins from a genomic interval of Youhaiella tibetensis:
- the chpT gene encoding histidine phosphotransferase ChpT → MADIIELKATDLAAMLCSRVCHDLINPVGAIGNGLEVLADPGQAEMAPFARDLIANAAKQSRAKLEFARLAYGASSTAGTDFDTRECERVAKLLFEIEKAELDWQVPAILMPKHKAKLFMNMLLIAAGSVPRGGYVKAEISGPAGQEAFRLTAKGPKTLIPAGSEGLLSGAPEEGVDARGIQPFYTGILARMTEMELKIGIENEEFVFTATPKAAAAEAA, encoded by the coding sequence ATGGCCGACATCATCGAGCTCAAGGCGACCGACCTGGCGGCAATGCTGTGTTCGCGCGTGTGCCACGACCTGATCAACCCGGTCGGGGCGATCGGCAACGGGCTGGAAGTGCTGGCCGACCCCGGACAGGCGGAAATGGCGCCCTTCGCGCGCGACCTCATCGCCAACGCGGCCAAGCAGTCGCGCGCCAAGCTCGAATTCGCCCGCCTCGCCTATGGGGCGTCCTCGACGGCGGGCACCGATTTCGATACGCGCGAATGCGAGCGCGTGGCCAAGCTGCTGTTCGAGATCGAGAAGGCCGAGCTCGACTGGCAGGTGCCGGCGATCCTGATGCCCAAGCACAAGGCCAAGCTCTTCATGAACATGCTGCTGATCGCGGCCGGTTCGGTGCCGCGCGGCGGGTATGTCAAGGCCGAGATCTCCGGTCCGGCCGGGCAGGAAGCCTTCCGGCTGACGGCCAAGGGCCCCAAGACGCTGATCCCGGCGGGCTCGGAAGGGCTGCTCTCGGGCGCGCCCGAGGAAGGCGTGGACGCGCGGGGCATCCAGCCGTTCTACACCGGCATCCTGGCGCGCATGACCGAGATGGAACTCAAGATCGGCATCGAGAACGAAGAGTTCGTGTTCACCGCCACGCCCAAGGCGGCCGCGGCGGAAGCGGCCTGA
- a CDS encoding TRAP transporter large permease, with the protein MDPVMLGEILSALMFLGVIGVLMLGFPVAFSLAGTALIFGLVGWLLGVYDPSNYASLVGRYVGLMTNEVLVAVPLFVFMGVMLERSGIAEQLLLTMGKLFGNLRGGLGLSVIVVGALLAASTGVVGATVVTMGLISLPAMLRAGYDPKLATGVICASGTLGQIIPPSTVLIFMGDMLSGINAQVQMAKGNFAPAPVSVGALFAGAIIPGLLLVALYSGFVIFKAITDPKSCPATPVPEAERGSLAREVVVALLPPLLLIVAVLGSILGGVATPTEAASVGSVGAMLLAAFRRKLDFGILRQVVISTATITSMVFIILFGAAVFSIVFRMMGGDNLVHEFLSAMPGGAIGAMIVVMFVMFLLGFILDTFEIIFIVIPITAPVLLALDVDPIWLGVMVGVNLQTSFLTPPFGFALFYLRGVAPPRVSTGMIYKGVLPFVILQIIAVACLFLMPQLITWLPSVLYH; encoded by the coding sequence ATGGATCCCGTCATGCTTGGAGAAATCCTCTCCGCCCTCATGTTCCTGGGCGTCATCGGCGTCCTGATGCTCGGCTTCCCGGTGGCATTCTCGCTGGCGGGCACCGCCCTCATCTTCGGCCTCGTCGGCTGGCTGCTCGGGGTCTACGACCCCTCCAACTACGCATCGCTCGTCGGGCGCTATGTGGGCCTGATGACCAACGAAGTGCTGGTGGCCGTGCCGCTCTTCGTGTTCATGGGCGTGATGCTGGAGCGAAGCGGCATCGCCGAACAATTGCTGCTCACCATGGGCAAGCTTTTCGGCAACCTGCGTGGCGGGCTCGGGCTCTCGGTGATCGTGGTCGGGGCGCTGCTGGCAGCCTCGACGGGCGTGGTCGGGGCGACCGTGGTCACCATGGGGCTCATCTCGCTTCCGGCCATGCTGCGCGCCGGGTACGACCCCAAGCTCGCGACCGGCGTCATCTGCGCCTCGGGCACGCTCGGGCAAATCATCCCACCCTCGACGGTGCTCATCTTCATGGGCGACATGCTCTCGGGCATCAACGCCCAGGTGCAGATGGCCAAGGGCAATTTCGCGCCGGCGCCAGTGTCGGTGGGGGCGCTCTTCGCCGGCGCCATCATTCCGGGCCTGCTGCTGGTGGCGCTCTATTCGGGCTTCGTGATCTTCAAGGCGATCACCGATCCCAAATCCTGCCCGGCAACGCCGGTGCCGGAGGCCGAGCGCGGCTCGCTGGCGCGCGAAGTGGTGGTGGCGCTGCTGCCGCCGCTCCTGCTCATCGTGGCGGTGCTGGGTTCGATCCTGGGCGGGGTGGCGACCCCGACGGAGGCGGCCTCTGTGGGTTCGGTCGGCGCGATGCTGCTGGCCGCGTTCCGACGCAAGCTCGATTTCGGCATCCTGCGCCAGGTGGTGATCTCGACCGCCACCATCACCTCGATGGTGTTCATCATCCTTTTCGGGGCGGCGGTGTTCTCGATCGTCTTCCGCATGATGGGCGGCGACAACCTGGTGCACGAGTTCCTCTCGGCCATGCCGGGCGGGGCGATCGGGGCGATGATCGTGGTGATGTTCGTGATGTTCCTGCTCGGGTTCATCCTCGACACTTTCGAGATCATCTTCATCGTGATCCCGATCACCGCGCCGGTGCTGCTGGCGCTCGATGTCGACCCGATCTGGCTGGGCGTCATGGTGGGCGTGAACCTGCAGACGAGCTTCCTGACGCCGCCCTTCGGCTTTGCGCTCTTCTACCTGCGCGGGGTGGCGCCGCCGCGGGTGAGCACGGGCATGATCTACAAGGGCGTGCTGCCCTTCGTGATCCTGCAGATCATCGCGGTGGCCTGCCTGTTCCTGATGCCGCAGCTGATCACCTGGCTGCCGAGCGTGCTCTACCACTAG
- the fliI gene encoding flagellar protein export ATPase FliI, producing MKSLTTAIDAIDEVEVFGRVKTVQGLLIEIVGPVRELRVGGRVSIETQAGEFLPAEIIGFREGHALCLPFGPLSGVRLGCKAIFQSSDGAVYPSSAWLGRVVNAVGEPIDGKGPIATGAVPYPLRQNPLAAHDRVRVGAPIDLGVRVLNTFTTICDGQRMGIFAGSGVGKSVLMSMLARNTDVDVAVIGLIGERGREVHEFISEYLGEEGLRRAVVVVATSDEAALMRRQAAYLTLSLSEFFRDQGRRVLCMMDSLTRFAMAQREIGLAIGEPPTAKGYPPTVFTELPRLLERAGPGTPSTGSITGLFTVLVEGDDHNEPIADAVRGILDGHIVMERGIAERGRYPAVNVLRSISRTMPGCVPANLRPTLSKARELMSVYADMEELIRLGAYRKGSDPKVDRAIAINPALEAFLSQLREERTSIADGYNMLAAIVDMAEAQQAG from the coding sequence TTGAAGTCGCTCACCACCGCCATCGATGCCATCGACGAGGTCGAAGTGTTCGGCCGCGTCAAAACCGTGCAGGGCCTTTTGATCGAGATCGTGGGCCCGGTGCGCGAGTTGCGCGTGGGCGGGCGCGTATCCATCGAGACGCAGGCGGGCGAGTTCCTGCCGGCCGAGATCATCGGCTTTCGCGAGGGCCATGCGCTGTGCCTGCCGTTCGGGCCGCTCTCGGGGGTGCGGCTGGGCTGCAAGGCAATCTTCCAGTCGAGCGACGGGGCGGTCTATCCCTCTTCGGCCTGGCTGGGGCGCGTGGTCAACGCGGTGGGCGAGCCCATAGACGGGAAGGGACCGATCGCGACGGGCGCTGTGCCCTATCCGCTGCGGCAGAACCCGCTGGCGGCCCATGACCGCGTGCGCGTGGGCGCGCCGATCGACCTGGGCGTTCGGGTGCTCAATACCTTCACCACTATCTGCGATGGCCAGCGCATGGGCATTTTCGCCGGATCGGGCGTGGGCAAGTCGGTGCTCATGTCGATGCTGGCGCGCAATACGGACGTGGACGTGGCGGTGATCGGGCTCATCGGCGAGCGCGGGCGCGAGGTGCACGAGTTCATCAGCGAATACCTGGGCGAAGAAGGGCTGCGGCGTGCCGTGGTGGTGGTGGCAACCTCCGACGAAGCGGCGCTGATGCGCCGGCAGGCGGCCTATCTCACGCTCTCGCTCTCCGAATTCTTCCGCGACCAGGGCCGGCGGGTGCTCTGCATGATGGATAGCCTGACGCGCTTTGCCATGGCGCAGCGCGAGATCGGGCTGGCGATCGGGGAACCCCCCACGGCCAAGGGTTATCCACCGACGGTATTCACGGAATTGCCGCGCCTGTTGGAAAGAGCGGGACCCGGTACGCCTTCTACCGGTTCTATTACCGGACTATTTACCGTTTTGGTTGAAGGTGATGATCACAATGAGCCCATAGCGGATGCCGTGCGCGGCATTCTCGACGGGCACATCGTGATGGAACGCGGCATTGCCGAACGGGGACGTTACCCGGCCGTCAATGTCCTGAGGTCCATCTCGCGAACCATGCCGGGCTGCGTTCCAGCGAACCTGCGGCCAACGCTCAGCAAGGCGCGCGAACTGATGTCGGTCTACGCCGATATGGAGGAACTGATCCGGCTGGGGGCATACCGGAAAGGATCAGATCCCAAGGTAGACCGCGCTATTGCCATCAACCCGGCGCTGGAGGCGTTCCTGAGCCAGCTACGGGAAGAGCGGACATCGATCGCCGACGGCTACAACATGCTGGCTGCGATCGTGGACATGGCGGAAGCGCAGCAGGCCGGCTAG
- a CDS encoding GNAT family N-acetyltransferase, with the protein MRPDSLAILEVPAFSTLCNAAFALRREVFVLEQHVPPEEEHDAYDLTATHLVAVLEGEVVGTLRIVFLPEHAKIGRVAVHRLHRGRGIARTLMGAAMELSRARGQERFYLTAQIAALGLYEKLGFVAFGEEFLDAGIPHLEMKTY; encoded by the coding sequence ATCCGACCCGATTCGCTCGCCATCCTCGAAGTCCCGGCCTTTTCGACCCTCTGCAATGCCGCTTTCGCGCTGCGCCGCGAGGTCTTCGTGCTCGAGCAGCACGTGCCGCCCGAGGAAGAGCACGATGCCTATGACCTCACCGCCACCCATCTCGTCGCCGTCTTGGAGGGCGAGGTCGTGGGCACGCTGCGCATCGTCTTCCTGCCCGAGCATGCCAAGATCGGCCGCGTCGCCGTCCATCGCCTGCATCGCGGCCGCGGCATAGCCCGCACCCTCATGGGCGCGGCCATGGAACTCTCCCGCGCCCGTGGACAGGAGCGATTCTATCTCACCGCCCAGATCGCCGCTCTCGGCCTCTACGAGAAGCTCGGCTTCGTCGCCTTCGGGGAAGAATTCCTCGATGCCGGCATCCCGCACCTTGAGATGAAGACCTACTGA
- a CDS encoding PRC-barrel domain-containing protein produces MFPNLLPKTLPVLVLLAAASPAFAQDATKPSALDAPVAPNAGMTETQLHRPTVLSEGYHPLSSDNLASLVIGMSVFSGPSDTADLIGSIDDLVVAADGHIAAVVLGVGGYLGIGEKSVTVDYSQLQWSKAPDGTDRIVLNVTKDALAAAPDFTWNQDLSNARADLAEQQAEAENFAPNPNDASNISPDATTDMPEPGHVDSAALQPIDAAALTAEDLKGIAVYGPDDELIGTIGDFVLSPDGKVDAVVVDVGGFLGLGKKPVAVGFENLSFSVDANDNRYLFLSASKQELEDQPAFDKSTYAADRAAQRLVVHP; encoded by the coding sequence ATGTTCCCCAATCTGTTACCCAAGACCCTGCCCGTCCTGGTGCTCCTCGCCGCCGCGTCTCCCGCCTTCGCGCAGGATGCCACCAAGCCCTCGGCCCTCGACGCTCCCGTCGCGCCCAATGCCGGCATGACCGAGACCCAGTTGCACCGCCCCACCGTTCTTTCGGAAGGCTACCACCCGCTCTCGAGCGACAACCTCGCCTCGCTCGTCATCGGCATGAGCGTCTTTTCCGGCCCCTCCGACACCGCCGATCTTATCGGCTCGATCGATGACCTTGTCGTCGCCGCCGATGGTCATATCGCCGCCGTCGTCCTGGGCGTTGGCGGCTACCTGGGGATCGGGGAGAAGAGCGTCACCGTGGATTACTCCCAACTCCAGTGGAGCAAGGCGCCCGACGGCACCGACCGCATCGTGCTCAACGTCACCAAGGATGCCCTCGCCGCCGCGCCCGACTTCACCTGGAACCAGGACCTGAGCAACGCCCGCGCCGATCTCGCCGAGCAGCAGGCGGAAGCGGAGAACTTCGCGCCCAACCCCAACGACGCCTCCAATATCAGCCCGGACGCCACCACCGACATGCCCGAGCCCGGCCATGTCGATAGCGCCGCCCTCCAGCCGATCGATGCCGCCGCGCTCACGGCCGAGGACCTCAAGGGCATCGCCGTCTATGGCCCCGATGACGAACTCATCGGCACCATCGGCGACTTTGTCCTCAGCCCCGATGGCAAGGTCGATGCCGTGGTCGTCGATGTCGGTGGCTTCCTGGGCCTGGGCAAGAAGCCGGTCGCGGTTGGCTTCGAGAACCTCTCGTTCTCGGTCGATGCCAACGACAACCGCTATCTCTTCCTCAGCGCCTCCAAGCAGGAGCTCGAGGACCAGCCGGCTTTCGACAAGTCCACCTACGCGGCCGACCGCGCCGCCCAGCGCCTCGTCGTCCATCCCTGA
- the fliJ gene encoding flagellar export protein FliJ, giving the protein MKSRSESLIRLKKFQVDEKRRQVTQIEMMVADFERMASDLDQQIEIEHTKTGISDIAHFAYSTFAKAALQRRDNLLASANDMREKLESAQDALAEALEDLKKVELLDQREHQREVAEQNKIEQAEFDEIARLRFRNNGR; this is encoded by the coding sequence GTGAAGTCGCGCAGCGAGAGCCTCATACGGCTCAAGAAATTCCAGGTGGACGAGAAGCGCCGGCAGGTCACTCAGATCGAGATGATGGTTGCCGATTTCGAACGCATGGCGTCCGACCTCGATCAGCAGATCGAGATCGAACACACCAAGACGGGCATTTCCGACATTGCCCATTTCGCCTATTCGACCTTCGCCAAGGCTGCGCTGCAACGGCGCGACAACCTGCTGGCCTCGGCCAACGACATGCGCGAGAAGCTCGAAAGCGCGCAGGACGCGCTGGCCGAAGCGCTCGAGGACCTCAAGAAGGTGGAACTGCTCGACCAGCGCGAACACCAGCGCGAAGTGGCCGAGCAGAACAAGATCGAGCAGGCCGAATTCGACGAGATCGCCCGGCTGCGGTTCCGCAATAACGGGCGCTGA
- a CDS encoding LacI family DNA-binding transcriptional regulator: MNSQSKPTLVDVAQAAGVSRSTASNVFAHPQRVRPAIRQRVEEAARSLGYLGPDPRGGRLRAGKFNALGFIIPGTYGLVNLIESPYGRELILGLSDACDAAGVSLTLVDGGGEQANTAVANALVDGFVLTNTRDPGLARTMAQRALPFTIIDMPAAPEFPSVGIDAHGGALEAARHLLAQGHRRFAIVSVRHEPGPAIVHPPGRGRRLHDAFPLDEAKLRGYAEALAEAGLSIDDMSIVESVPWDPEIGSAILEAAPDATALLVMSDRQALTVLREARKRGIAVPGALSIVGFDGVPEGAHASPRLTTVVQPIREKARLAAAMVLGLEPHARHILPARLHIRGSSGPAPA, encoded by the coding sequence ATGAACAGCCAGTCCAAACCCACGCTGGTCGATGTCGCCCAGGCTGCCGGTGTCTCGCGCAGCACCGCCTCGAACGTCTTCGCCCATCCCCAGCGCGTCCGGCCCGCCATCCGCCAGCGCGTCGAGGAAGCCGCCCGTTCGCTTGGCTATCTCGGCCCCGATCCGCGCGGCGGCCGGCTTCGCGCCGGCAAGTTCAACGCCTTGGGCTTCATCATTCCCGGCACCTATGGGCTGGTCAATCTCATCGAGAGCCCCTATGGGCGCGAGCTCATCCTGGGCCTCTCCGACGCCTGCGACGCCGCCGGCGTCTCCCTGACCCTCGTCGATGGCGGGGGCGAACAGGCGAATACCGCCGTCGCCAATGCCCTCGTCGATGGCTTCGTGCTCACCAACACCCGCGACCCCGGCCTCGCCCGGACCATGGCCCAGCGCGCCCTGCCCTTCACCATCATCGACATGCCCGCCGCGCCCGAATTTCCCTCGGTAGGCATCGATGCCCATGGCGGAGCCCTCGAGGCGGCGCGGCACCTTCTCGCGCAGGGCCACCGCCGCTTCGCCATCGTCTCGGTGCGGCACGAGCCCGGCCCCGCGATCGTCCATCCGCCCGGTCGCGGCCGCCGCCTCCATGACGCCTTTCCGCTCGATGAAGCCAAACTGCGCGGCTATGCCGAGGCGCTGGCCGAAGCTGGCCTCTCCATCGACGACATGTCCATCGTCGAAAGCGTCCCCTGGGACCCCGAGATCGGATCGGCCATCCTAGAGGCCGCGCCCGACGCCACCGCTCTCCTCGTCATGTCCGACCGGCAGGCTCTCACGGTGCTGCGCGAAGCGCGCAAGCGTGGCATCGCCGTTCCGGGCGCCCTATCGATCGTGGGGTTCGATGGCGTTCCCGAGGGCGCCCATGCCAGTCCGCGCCTGACCACGGTCGTCCAGCCGATCAGGGAAAAGGCGCGCCTCGCCGCCGCCATGGTGCTGGGGCTGGAGCCGCATGCCCGGCATATCCTGCCGGCACGTCTCCATATTCGCGGTTCGAGCGGTCCCGCGCCCGCCTAG
- a CDS encoding DUF1134 domain-containing protein: protein MFNRLAKGLIAGLVVLSGLLAPQLSLAQQGSLSDTYSGEELVNKGGAFFGSVSQGLASLVEKVVSQYGLPNGYILGEEAGGALFAGAKYGQGVLYTRNLGEYPVYWQGPSVGLDFGGDGSKVMMLVYSLPDINSIYERYPGVNGSAYVVGGFGMTVMKRQNVVLVPIRSGVGARLGVNVGYLKFTQEPTWNPF, encoded by the coding sequence ATGTTCAATCGGCTCGCTAAGGGTCTGATCGCAGGCCTGGTCGTGCTCTCCGGCCTCCTGGCCCCGCAGCTTTCGCTCGCCCAGCAGGGCTCGCTCAGCGATACCTATTCGGGCGAGGAGCTGGTCAACAAGGGCGGCGCTTTCTTCGGCTCGGTCTCCCAGGGCCTGGCTTCGCTGGTCGAAAAAGTGGTGTCCCAGTATGGCCTGCCCAACGGCTATATCCTTGGCGAGGAAGCGGGCGGCGCCCTCTTTGCCGGCGCCAAGTACGGCCAGGGCGTGCTCTATACCCGCAACCTGGGCGAATACCCGGTCTACTGGCAGGGTCCCTCTGTCGGCCTCGATTTCGGCGGCGACGGCTCCAAGGTCATGATGCTGGTCTATTCCCTGCCCGACATCAATTCCATCTACGAGCGTTATCCGGGCGTCAACGGCTCGGCCTATGTCGTGGGCGGCTTCGGCATGACCGTGATGAAGCGCCAGAACGTGGTGCTCGTCCCCATCCGCTCGGGCGTGGGCGCGCGGCTCGGCGTCAATGTCGGCTACCTCAAATTCACCCAGGAGCCCACCTGGAATCCCTTCTGA
- a CDS encoding response regulator: MKSCLIVDDSSVVRKVAARILEDIDFIVGEAEDGQEAFDKCRQEMPDAILLDWQMPIMSGLEFLKLLRAYVGGEKPHVVYMTTENDIGQIALALKAGADDYVMKPFDRDILEAKFQLETAG, translated from the coding sequence ATGAAATCCTGCCTGATCGTCGATGACTCGAGCGTGGTGCGCAAGGTTGCCGCGCGAATCCTCGAGGACATCGACTTCATCGTCGGGGAGGCCGAGGACGGGCAGGAAGCCTTCGACAAGTGCCGCCAGGAAATGCCCGACGCGATCCTGCTCGACTGGCAGATGCCGATCATGAGCGGGCTGGAATTCCTCAAGCTGTTGCGCGCCTATGTCGGGGGCGAGAAGCCGCATGTGGTCTACATGACCACCGAGAACGACATCGGCCAGATCGCGCTGGCGCTCAAGGCGGGCGCGGACGACTACGTGATGAAGCCGTTCGACCGCGATATCCTGGAAGCCAAGTTCCAGCTCGAGACCGCCGGCTAG
- a CDS encoding TRAP transporter small permease subunit gives MLGLAWLVRAISGVNRVVGETLCWLALACVLVCFTVVVQRYFFHTSVLWMQDLYVWMSGAMFTGVAGYALLRDDHVRVDIFYRPAPVRRKAMADLFGVVFFLFPFIFVVVHYSWTAVARSWGYYEGSANIGGMPGLFILKSFIIVFAVLVGLQGLAMAARSILVLADRQDLLPPALRYGANEPEEAP, from the coding sequence TTGCTTGGGCTCGCCTGGCTCGTGAGAGCCATCAGCGGCGTCAACCGTGTCGTGGGGGAAACCCTGTGCTGGCTGGCGCTGGCTTGTGTGCTGGTTTGTTTCACCGTGGTGGTGCAGCGCTATTTCTTCCACACCTCGGTGCTGTGGATGCAGGACCTCTATGTGTGGATGAGCGGCGCCATGTTCACGGGCGTTGCCGGCTATGCCCTGCTGCGCGACGACCATGTGCGCGTCGACATTTTCTACAGGCCCGCCCCCGTGCGCCGCAAGGCGATGGCGGACCTGTTCGGCGTGGTGTTCTTCCTCTTCCCGTTCATTTTCGTGGTGGTGCACTATAGCTGGACGGCGGTGGCGCGCTCCTGGGGCTATTACGAGGGGTCGGCCAATATCGGGGGCATGCCGGGGCTCTTCATCCTCAAGAGTTTCATCATCGTGTTCGCCGTGCTGGTGGGACTCCAGGGCCTGGCCATGGCGGCACGCTCGATCCTCGTGCTGGCGGACCGACAGGACCTGCTGCCGCCCGCCCTGCGCTACGGCGCCAACGAGCCGGAAGAGGCGCCCTGA
- a CDS encoding YHS domain-containing (seleno)protein — protein sequence MVTTAIVSNPLTGVALDGNDPVSYFTEKEPLQGTVDLAYDWGGVTWYFANKANLDVFKADPEVYAPQFGGYCAMGVARGFLSDGNPRVYTMVGQRLYLFYSTANRDAFLLSPKKAMTDAIEHWAELSKDLSTN from the coding sequence GTGGTCACTACCGCCATAGTTTCCAATCCCTTAACGGGGGTGGCGCTGGATGGGAACGATCCGGTGAGCTATTTCACCGAGAAGGAACCGCTGCAGGGCACCGTGGACCTGGCCTATGACTGGGGCGGGGTCACCTGGTATTTCGCCAACAAGGCGAACCTGGACGTGTTCAAGGCCGATCCGGAGGTCTACGCCCCCCAGTTCGGCGGCTATTGCGCCATGGGCGTGGCCCGGGGGTTCCTGTCGGACGGCAATCCACGTGTCTATACGATGGTGGGCCAGCGGCTCTATCTCTTCTATTCGACGGCCAATCGCGACGCGTTCCTGCTTTCGCCCAAGAAGGCGATGACCGACGCGATCGAGCACTGGGCCGAACTCTCCAAAGACCTTTCGACAAACTGA
- a CDS encoding VOC family protein gives MTISDSPTTMDAEPVLDLAHLAHIELLTPDLEGSVAFFTELMGLHITERSGQSAYLACYEERYHHSLKLTRSDRPGLGHAAWRTRSAAALARRVAAIEASGRGRGWIEGEPGHGPAYQFDLPNGQRWEIFWEVDYASAPDGQASGLLNRPFRRPRTGIPVRRLDHFNLTAKDVEGTRDFLAATLGFAEREAVVVDGNGPTVASWLSVTNLSHDMALVPEPGPAAGRLHHACFCAGTNEALFDFADLCREEGVRIEHGPGRHGIGKTTFLYVFEPGGNRIEMLGDPGALVFDPSWATVRWPASQLPVAAVWTGTGLPGSFWEYATPPDAPYLAEAVGAA, from the coding sequence ATGACGATTTCTGATTCACCGACGACGATGGATGCCGAGCCGGTTCTGGACCTGGCGCACCTGGCGCATATCGAACTGCTGACACCGGACCTCGAGGGGTCCGTCGCATTCTTTACCGAGCTGATGGGCCTGCACATTACCGAACGGAGCGGGCAATCGGCCTATCTGGCGTGCTACGAGGAGCGCTACCACCATAGCCTCAAGCTCACGCGGTCCGATCGACCCGGGCTTGGTCATGCCGCCTGGCGGACACGGTCGGCGGCGGCGCTGGCGCGGCGCGTGGCGGCGATCGAGGCCAGCGGCCGCGGACGGGGCTGGATCGAGGGCGAGCCCGGACACGGGCCGGCCTATCAGTTCGACCTGCCCAATGGCCAGCGCTGGGAGATCTTCTGGGAGGTGGACTATGCGAGCGCGCCCGATGGCCAGGCCTCCGGGCTCCTCAACCGGCCGTTCCGGCGCCCGCGCACCGGCATCCCGGTCCGCCGGCTCGACCATTTCAACCTGACGGCCAAGGACGTTGAGGGCACCCGCGACTTCCTGGCGGCAACGCTCGGCTTTGCCGAGCGCGAGGCGGTGGTCGTGGATGGGAACGGGCCGACGGTGGCGAGTTGGCTGAGCGTCACCAATCTCTCGCACGACATGGCGCTGGTCCCTGAACCTGGTCCTGCGGCGGGGCGGCTGCACCATGCATGTTTCTGCGCGGGGACGAACGAGGCGCTGTTCGACTTTGCCGACCTCTGCCGGGAGGAGGGCGTGCGGATCGAGCACGGCCCGGGCCGGCACGGCATAGGCAAGACCACGTTCCTCTATGTGTTCGAGCCGGGAGGCAACCGCATCGAGATGCTGGGCGATCCGGGCGCGTTGGTGTTCGATCCGAGCTGGGCGACCGTGCGGTGGCCGGCTTCGCAGTTGCCGGTGGCGGCGGTGTGGACGGGGACGGGACTGCCGGGAAGCTTCTGGGAGTATGCGACGCCGCCCGATGCGCCCTACCTGGCTGAAGCGGTGGGTGCCGCGTAG
- a CDS encoding TRAP transporter substrate-binding protein has translation MKRREFFKSASAATIGAAAASTLAAPAIAQGNITWRMVTTWPKNFPGLGVGAQNLADRITKASGGRLTVQVFAAGEMVPGLQALDAVIDGSAEMSHGTPYYWQNKSQGLSFFTGVPYGMTSRELTAWVRYLGGQELWDKIYDQFGLQGFLSGDTGTQAGGWFRNELTGVADLQGLRFRTPGLGGQVWGKLGASVTNMAAGDIFAALQSGTLDAAEFVGPYNDLALGFYQICKNYYFPSFVEPGLATEIAVSKSKYQELPEDLQEIVRSCAQAAYDDVASDMYANDPRALRALVTDHGVQVRQFPEEILEAGAKASMELIAEIREGGDAQTKEVAESFVSAFNLLRERTEGTDMPFLAARQKYIKYT, from the coding sequence ATGAAGAGACGCGAATTCTTCAAATCGGCGTCGGCAGCTACGATCGGTGCCGCCGCTGCATCGACCCTGGCCGCTCCGGCCATCGCTCAGGGCAACATCACCTGGCGCATGGTCACCACCTGGCCCAAGAACTTTCCGGGCCTGGGCGTGGGCGCCCAGAACCTGGCCGATCGCATCACCAAGGCATCGGGCGGTCGCCTGACGGTCCAGGTCTTCGCCGCCGGCGAAATGGTCCCGGGCCTGCAGGCCCTCGATGCCGTGATCGACGGCTCGGCCGAAATGAGCCACGGCACCCCCTATTACTGGCAGAACAAGAGCCAGGGCCTCTCGTTCTTCACGGGCGTTCCCTACGGCATGACCAGCCGCGAGCTCACCGCCTGGGTCCGCTATCTGGGCGGCCAGGAGCTGTGGGACAAGATTTACGACCAGTTCGGCCTGCAGGGTTTCCTCTCGGGCGATACCGGCACCCAGGCCGGTGGCTGGTTCCGCAACGAGCTGACTGGCGTCGCCGACCTGCAGGGTCTGCGCTTCCGCACTCCGGGCCTGGGCGGCCAGGTTTGGGGCAAGCTCGGCGCCTCGGTGACCAACATGGCCGCCGGCGACATCTTCGCCGCGCTCCAGTCGGGCACGCTCGATGCCGCCGAGTTCGTCGGTCCCTATAACGACCTGGCGCTCGGCTTCTACCAGATCTGCAAGAACTACTACTTCCCCAGCTTCGTCGAGCCGGGCCTGGCCACCGAAATCGCGGTCTCCAAGTCCAAGTACCAGGAACTGCCCGAGGACCTCCAGGAGATCGTCCGCAGCTGCGCCCAGGCCGCCTATGACGACGTGGCCTCCGACATGTACGCCAACGACCCGCGCGCCCTGCGCGCCCTGGTCACCGATCACGGCGTCCAGGTCCGCCAGTTCCCCGAGGAAATCCTCGAGGCCGGCGCCAAGGCCTCCATGGAGCTGATCGCCGAGATCCGCGAAGGCGGCGATGCCCAGACCAAGGAAGTGGCCGAGAGCTTCGTGTCCGCCTTCAACCTGCTGCGCGAGCGCACCGAAGGCACCGACATGCCGTTCCTCGCCGCCCGTCAGAAGTACATCAAGTACACCTGA